A genomic window from Salvia hispanica cultivar TCC Black 2014 chromosome 5, UniMelb_Shisp_WGS_1.0, whole genome shotgun sequence includes:
- the LOC125189822 gene encoding uncharacterized protein LOC125189822 — protein MRELTNSLDGSPLMIGGDFNTILTPGDRAGSDTNRQAEMVDFTETIEDCRLLDPGFDGSDYTWAKNGLFERLDRVLISEMWSRTFEASRVTNLPRVSSDHGLVLVRCKMANTSSPGRAFRFQNMWIRHEGFLDLVRVVWAQPSGAHGLLGLHIKLAKTKKTLKRWNREVFGNIQTNIKNIEVEIAAAQANFEADPSPTNRTRINKSIAIWKKISGCKKQP, from the coding sequence atgaggGAACTTACAAACAGCTTAGATGGATCACCGTTGATGATTGGGGGGGATTTCAACACCATTTTAACCCCGGGGGATAGGGCTGGCAGCGACACCAACCGCCAAGCCGAGATGGTTGATTTCACGGAAACCATTGAAGATTGCAGACTTCTTGACCCGGGTTTTGATGGTTCGGATTATACCTGGGCCAAGAACGGGCTATTTGAGAGGTTGGATAGGGTCTTGATCAGCGAGATGTGGTCTAGAACCTTTGAGGCATCAAGGGTGACAAACCTTCCTCGGGTGTCCTCGGACCATGGGCTGGTTCTTGTTCGATGCAAAATGGCGAACACCTCTTCCCCAGGGAGGGCCTTCCGTTTCCAAAACATGTGGATACGGCATGAAGGATTTTTGGATTTGGTTCGTGTGGTTTGGGCACAACCCTCGGGTGCTCATGGCCTTCTTGGTCTCCATATCAAACTTGCCAAAACTAAAAAGACCCTCAAGCGGTGGAATAGAGAGGTGTTTGGGAACATACAAACCAACATAAAGAATATAGAGGTGGAGATTGCGGCGGCTCAAGCTAACTTTGAAGCTGACCCCTCGCCCACTAACAGGACGAGGATCAACAAATCTATTGCTATATGGAAGAAGATTTCTGGCTGCAAAAAGCAACCATGA
- the LOC125189823 gene encoding uncharacterized protein LOC125189823: MDIVLTVDEYKFVLTTPRAPVPAANTAQAVRDAHRRWHKANEMAKCYMLASMSTVLRHQHAAMATAADIMQNLTKSAPSFQQFKLNFEMNKRNYTLAELLTELQSEDLMNQAKAAMVTRRLYDGEIEVQLGDATKVAVVAVGGVY; this comes from the exons atgGACATCGTTCTCACGGTTGATGAGTACAAatttgtgctcactactccacgGGCCCCAGTGCCGGCGGCTAACACCGCGCAGGCAGTGCGAGATGCGCATAGACGGTGgcataaggcgaatgagatggctaagtgttATATGTTGGCCTCCATGTCAACAGTGCTTAGACATCAGCATGCCGCCATGGCGACTGCCGCTGATATTATGCAAAATCTCACAA AGTCTGCCCCCAGCTTTcagcagttcaagctcaattttGAGATGAACAAGAGAAATTACACCTTGGCTGAGTtgttgactgaacttcagtcagaggatctcatgaaccaagctAAGGCTGCGATG gtgacaagacggCTATATGATGGagagatcgaagtccagctgggcgacgctactaaagtggcggTCGTCGCAGTGGGAGGCGTTTATTAG